In Amphiura filiformis chromosome 2, Afil_fr2py, whole genome shotgun sequence, one DNA window encodes the following:
- the LOC140138643 gene encoding uncharacterized protein — protein sequence MSSEIRIPAEHEMVVPACLAGNRRGSMMCLVEPIDQGIEDDDLMVARAVVDASSETIPVRIMNLGSEEKVLKAGKVVARLLQIEEEDVEVECEQSVRRCEELGAEVELPEHLTELYERCATDLEPEGKRQIFELLVKYQDIFSRGEYDIGRTKLVQHSIDTQGAQPIRQPLRRSSPEQRTEVERQVAELLDKGLIQPSDSPWASSCEEEGWVKEAVFRL from the coding sequence ATGTCATCAGAGATTCGTATACCTGCGGAACATGAAATGGTGGTCCCTGCATGCTTGGCTGGTAACAGGAGAGGTAGCATGATGTGCTTGGTGGAACCCATAGATCAGGGGATAGAAGATGATGACTTGATGGTAGCCCGAGCCGTAGTAGACGCTAGCTCGGAAACCATACCAGTGAGAATCATGAATTTGGGCTCAGAGGAAAAGGTGCTTAAGGCGGGAAAGGTAGTTGCCCGTTTGCTCCAGATTGAGGAAGAAGACGTTGAGGTCGAATGCGAACAGTCGGTACGCAGATGTGAAGAATTAGGAGCAGAAGTGGAACTTCCAGAGCACCTGACAGAGTTGTATGAGCGATGTGCCACTGACTTAGAGCCTGAGGGGAAGAGGCAGATCTTCGAGTTGCTCGTCAAGTATCAGGACATATTCTCGAGAGGCGAGTATGACATAGGGCGTACCAAGTTGGTCCAGCATAGCATTGACACACAGGGTGCCCAGCCTATTAGACAGCCATTGAGACGCTCTTCACCTGAGCAGAGGACAGAAGTTGAGAGACAGGTGGCTGAGTTATTAGACAAGGGTCTGATACAACCTTCTGATAGTCCGTGGGCAAGTTCTTGTGAAGAAGAAGGATGGGTCAAAGAGGCTGTGTTTAGATTATAG
- the LOC140138664 gene encoding uncharacterized protein, whose product MLIDSGCENTILAYSVYLSIPEHNRPELIPLKPDEDVKQADDSPLEVKGRITVELKVGPVRQVLELLVSDIRHQGLLGMDFLSITGADLSTSRMALIIRGVEIPCRTAEDNYFCTRVALVQTIQIPPLQEMVVQGRVVKPLVTSEWGLLEPYIDGVPQSKGVGVARALVPAGDTIPIRLLNAQDVPRTIKKGTAVASLTPVCTENVLEAPSEITEAELPADTAQRELPEHLTELYQRSATELNKEEQIEVQELLWQYPDIFSKGDDDLGRTSLVKHSIDTKGAHPIRQPLRRLPLGQREEVEKQVADLLQRGLIEPSDSPWSSPVVLVKKKDGAFACV is encoded by the coding sequence ATGTTGATAGATAGTGGGTGCGAGAACACTATATTAGCATACTCTGTGTATTTGAGTATCCCAGAACATAACCGACCAGAACTTATACCTCTTAAACCAGATGAAGATGTCAAACAAGCGGATGACAGTCCACTGGAAGTGAAGGGTAGGATAACAGTTGAATTGAAGGTGGGACCAGTACGCCAAGTGTTAGAATTGTTGGTTTCAGATATACGGCACCAAGGACTATTGGGCATGGATTTTCTTTCTATTACCGGAGCTGACCTTAGCACTAGTAGGATGGCTTTGATAATACGGGGAGTAGAGATACCGTGTAGAACAGCGGAGGATAATTATTTTTGTACCAGAGTTGCCTTGGTTCAAACAATTCAGATACCACCACTGCAAGAGATGGTTGTACAAGGACGGGTTGTAAAGCCCTTAGTTACTAGTGAATGGGGATTGTTGGAGCCGTATATAGATGGGGTCCCTCAGTCGAAAGGAGTTGGCGTTGCACGAGCACTAGTGCCAGCAGGAGATACCATCCCTATACGCTTGTTAAATGCACAAGATGTACCCCGAACTATTAAGAAGGGAACAGCCGTAGCTTCTCTAACACCAGTATGTACGGAGAATGTACTTGAGGCGCCATCGGAAATTACCGAAGCTGAACTGCCTGCCGATACTGCACAGCGAGAGTTACCTGAACATTTGACAGAATTATACCAACGTAGTGCGACTGAGCTTAATAAGGAGGAGCAGATAGAGGTGCAAGAACTCCTATGGCAATATCCAGATATATTCTCCAAAGGCGATGATGACTTGGGTAGGACCAGCTTGGTGAAGCATTCAATTGATACCAAGGGTGCGCATCCAATTCGTCAACCACTTAGACGTTTGCCACTGGGTCAGAGAGAAGAAGTTGAAAAGCAAGTAGCTGACCTGTTGCAACGGGGCCTCATTGAACCCTCTGACAGCCCTTGGTCTAGCCCGGTGGTGCTAGTTAAGAAGAAAGACGGAGCTTTCGCCTGTGTTTAG